In Enterobacter cloacae, the following are encoded in one genomic region:
- a CDS encoding helix-turn-helix transcriptional regulator: MEKTVTARHIAVIENCAMSAVGLQHLFAMPELSHYQLHLFTQFDSFKAALPHISFFSVIYSLSDAREERRNCLACLRDLAFTHSDIQRIILASDEMEARLIGHLSPSRLHGIISKAVSLSHLQAELLALLSETHRINDNVLNHWYVSQSRMLSPTERAILRYMSFGYSIPEIATQLERNIKTIRAHKFNAMVKLGVNSDVGLLDAADILTHLPARDTRGSVLSTPVFS, translated from the coding sequence GACCGTTACAGCAAGACATATCGCTGTCATCGAAAATTGCGCAATGAGTGCGGTTGGGCTGCAGCATCTCTTTGCGATGCCTGAGCTCAGCCATTATCAGTTGCACCTGTTTACTCAGTTCGACAGTTTTAAGGCGGCACTTCCTCACATCTCCTTTTTCTCGGTGATTTATTCACTGTCTGATGCGCGAGAGGAGCGTCGTAACTGTCTGGCCTGTCTGCGGGATCTTGCGTTTACTCATAGTGACATCCAGCGGATTATACTGGCATCTGATGAGATGGAAGCGCGGTTGATTGGCCATCTTTCGCCTTCACGCCTTCATGGCATTATTAGTAAGGCGGTGTCGCTTAGCCACCTGCAGGCGGAGTTGCTTGCGTTGCTAAGTGAAACACATCGAATCAATGACAATGTACTGAACCACTGGTATGTGAGCCAGAGCAGGATGTTAAGCCCAACGGAGCGCGCGATTTTGCGGTATATGTCCTTCGGGTATTCCATCCCTGAAATCGCGACACAGCTTGAACGTAATATTAAAACCATCCGGGCGCATAAGTTTAACGCGATGGTGAAGCTGGGGGTTAATTCAGATGTAGGGCTACTGGACGCGGCGGACATTTTGACTCATCTTCCGGCCAGAGATACTCGAGGCTCTGTGTTAAGCACGCCAGTATTCTCATAA
- a CDS encoding cys-tRNA(pro)/cys-tRNA(cys) deacylase, which translates to MSLQSVQQFFADNAPDIEVIELSQSTATVALAAAAHRVEPGQIAKTLSLKVKNEVILVVAKGDARLDNKKLKDTFGAKARMLSSDEVVTITGHPVGGVCPFGLENQLSVYCDISLKQYAEVLPAAGAIHSAVRISPERMAELTSARWVDVCI; encoded by the coding sequence ATGAGTTTGCAGTCTGTACAGCAGTTTTTTGCCGACAACGCTCCGGATATAGAGGTCATAGAACTTAGCCAGAGTACCGCCACCGTTGCACTGGCCGCGGCTGCCCATCGCGTTGAGCCGGGGCAAATTGCCAAGACGCTGTCATTAAAGGTCAAAAATGAGGTGATTCTGGTGGTCGCGAAAGGTGATGCACGTCTGGATAACAAAAAACTGAAAGACACCTTTGGTGCGAAAGCACGCATGCTCAGTAGTGATGAGGTGGTCACCATCACCGGCCATCCTGTTGGCGGCGTATGCCCGTTCGGGCTGGAAAACCAGCTGTCGGTGTACTGTGATATTTCCTTAAAACAATACGCTGAAGTGCTCCCCGCTGCCGGTGCAATCCACAGTGCTGTGCGCATTTCACCTGAGCGGATGGCTGAGCTGACATCCGCCAGGTGGGTCGATGTCTGCATTTGA